A single Blastococcus colisei DNA region contains:
- a CDS encoding MerR family transcriptional regulator, whose product MPERDSALGDAADQHTPRLTIGEVLAVLRDDFPDVTISKIRYLESEDLVHPQRTPSGYRKFSRADVSRLRYVLAAQRDQYLPLRVIKEHLEALDRGEPLPTAPGGPGSVPPPPAAEVDAEAGVPPLTSEQFARAAGLEPEQLADCVQFGLLATDADGRHPASDLPVARAAAGLARHGIEPRHLRVYRSGVEREAGLVEQLVAPVLRARSEEARTRAAEKLRELATLSAQLHTALLEARLRELLRP is encoded by the coding sequence CGCTCGGGGACGCCGCCGATCAGCACACGCCACGGCTGACCATCGGCGAGGTGCTGGCCGTTCTTCGCGACGACTTCCCCGACGTGACGATCAGCAAGATCCGCTACCTCGAATCCGAGGACCTGGTCCACCCGCAGCGAACGCCGTCGGGGTACCGGAAGTTCTCGCGAGCCGACGTGAGCCGACTGCGCTACGTCCTGGCCGCCCAGCGCGACCAGTACCTGCCGCTGCGGGTCATCAAGGAGCACCTCGAGGCCCTCGACCGCGGTGAGCCGCTGCCGACGGCCCCCGGCGGGCCCGGCTCGGTCCCCCCACCGCCGGCCGCCGAGGTCGACGCCGAGGCGGGGGTGCCACCACTGACCTCCGAGCAGTTCGCCCGCGCCGCAGGCCTGGAGCCGGAGCAGTTGGCCGACTGCGTGCAGTTCGGCCTGCTGGCCACCGACGCCGATGGCCGGCATCCCGCCTCCGACCTGCCGGTCGCGCGGGCCGCCGCGGGCCTGGCCCGGCACGGCATCGAACCGCGGCACCTTCGCGTCTACCGCAGTGGGGTCGAGCGCGAGGCGGGGCTCGTCGAGCAGCTCGTCGCGCCCGTGCTGCGCGCCCGTTCCGAGGAGGCGCGGACCCGGGCCGCCGAGAAGCTGCGCGAGCTCGCGACGCTCTCGGCGCAGTTGCACACCGCACTGCTGGAGGCGCGCCTCCGGGA